One part of the Gigantopelta aegis isolate Gae_Host unplaced genomic scaffold, Gae_host_genome ctg3832_pilon_pilon, whole genome shotgun sequence genome encodes these proteins:
- the LOC121392445 gene encoding uncharacterized protein LOC121392445, with translation MIKSILAISSDKLDSLDVPKLITYERNIIKEGVEILTPFEEATDFAQIEDYPSAGYVLPSIRGLEHQLNNVITKYHCSFLHALKDSLSRRMVVYEANDDYILAAILDPRFKLLWCRNDDEKKRAEALLTAEMAKVKPQDISDVTEEETSICKPPKKKCKIFTFMDEDRDKHTQSTRSITEQKLEIQKYLEDPHEDDKTCPLQYWKAHRNVYPTLAEVATTVLGIPASSAAVERLFRVKLLLSSTSHTLGLSEVGRSEYDTFLTQSLPPTRRMPDE, from the exons ATGATTAAATCCATCCTTGCTATTTCATCTGACAAGTTAGACTCTCTTGATGTGCCAAAGTTAATCACGTACGAACGCAATATCATCAAAGAAGGAGTGGAGATATTAACACCCTTTGAAGAGGCTACCGATTTCGCACAGATCGAAGACTATCCCTCTGCTGGTTATGTTCTTCCAAGTATTAGGGGTTTGGAGCATCAGTTAAATAATgtgataacaaaatatcattgcTCATTTCTTCATGCACTTAAGGATTCCCTATCGAGGCGAATGGTTGTATATGAAGCAAATGATGATTACATCTTAGCTGCCATACTTGATCCTCGTTTCAAGTTGCTGTGGTGTAGAAATGACGATGAAAAGAAAAGAGCTGAGGCTCTTTTAACAGCAGAGATGGCAAAAGTAAAACCACAAGACATATCTGATGTCACTGAAGAAGAAACATCTATTTGCAAACCACCTAAGAAGAAATGTAAGATCTTTACTTTTATGGATGAAGACAGAGACAAGCATACACAAAGTACACGGAGTATTACTGAGCAGAAATTAGAGATACAAAAGTACCTTGAGGATCCACATGAAGATGACAAAACATGCCCACTACAATATTGGAAGGCCCATCGAAATGTTTATCCCACACTAGCAGAAGTAGCAACAACTGTCCTGGGAATTCCAGCCTCCTCTGCAGCAGTTGAACGTCTATTCAGG GTGAAGTTGTTGCTCAGCAGCACATCTCACACATTGGGACTTTCAGAGGTTGGTAGGTCTGAATATGACACCTTCTTGACGCAGTCTCTGCCACCCACACGTAGAATGCCAGATGAGTGA